One genomic window of Candidatus Nanohalobium constans includes the following:
- a CDS encoding putative Ig domain-containing protein — MKRKIGSKIGLLIVFAAALTSVAAAQATINYDYNVDDVEVMAFNCLNSTDCSNVGDFGGNILDSGTTSNGEITIDYPAELQDHGYAVYHVSPGYVPVEAYADWSCGGSGSCGGNTTDVQFEKISQCSATVDSFSVTNDVYANEPLTVDVSATAESTVSSAFEEAGPVDHVPEAYKDQYYSANTNISLEVTDTDGNPVHTAEQQKNIYMNETDQVEFGWTPSKSENYTVQASTEVIDPQCSSTNILSTDKEPITVHEERPQNEYYTLINDLDIQDNHPKATQQQTFTYSKISNYADNDYDKTAVKTDVNYTVRDSDGQEVNFSTEQLPANQNEQDAESFSFSWTPKSAGTYTVEVAGESVQTEGENPPTSPDTANLEIDVAEEPKWKVEFNVVDTNGDPVNNAEVKINDRTNQTDSNGNTEITKLTKGSYTFNVSKTGYTTSSGSLTIESTTSDPLQKSVVIQNNNTAPKVLDIPNKKIVEGDTNNDINLDNYVSDQQDLASEISWTSNGAEDNQNLDVNIDPDTHDVNITSTSGWTGTESITFTATDTAGATDSDSMTVTVTEKNTAPTVSEIPDVTLDEDTTEYDYVNLVNFVSDAESTYNNLDVSIDVSSDKCGVSIDENEIDIAPNTNFHGTCTVTVQATDPYGATTSNNFEITVNPVNDPPTITSNPQTTVDAYTQYYYQLSVSDPDNGAASFTYTKEQGPANMTINQNGEVTWTPTNNNADNSPHQVTLNVSDGTNSTTQSYSLTVNKAPKNQIPHPEITVNKTKGKAPLTVNFNASNSADPDGSITQYNWSFGEGGKANGIETNYTYTQPGNYTATLTLTDDNGSTATESVRIEVTGNNAPSFTSTSFKTTATVNQQYTYDAQATDPDGDTLEYSLNTAPQSMSINNNTGKITWTPSNTGEYKVEIQVSDGTDTAIQSYNITVSSNSDNDGGGDDEDSGGSSSGGGGGGGGGGFGGSFTTTDEEEEESIEERIQTGDNEVDLDIEPGIDDSYNLTFNVSEDTNITTSVTGNVSEIVSVPANFTAKKGENNLPLQINGSVPGNYTGNLTLQWNNQTLNIPLNLNIEDTGASDYSVAILHKSTADERISYDVKLWDEEKPDTSNQVSITTSVIDSEGDEVYRNTETERIYDVLVRNYRTSILPEGEYTVTATVTDDGEEFTGSRTIQLGPSETITGQFTSSNSLGSLFQDIIDSISNLF; from the coding sequence ATGAAAAGAAAAATAGGCAGCAAAATAGGTTTACTGATAGTGTTTGCAGCTGCATTAACAAGTGTTGCAGCAGCTCAGGCTACGATAAATTATGATTATAATGTCGATGATGTCGAGGTAATGGCGTTCAACTGCCTTAACTCGACCGACTGCAGCAATGTCGGAGATTTCGGAGGAAACATTCTGGACTCAGGCACCACCAGTAATGGAGAGATAACTATCGATTACCCCGCAGAGCTCCAAGACCATGGCTACGCAGTCTACCATGTATCACCAGGATATGTGCCTGTAGAGGCATACGCAGACTGGAGCTGTGGTGGTTCAGGATCATGCGGTGGAAACACTACGGATGTCCAATTCGAGAAGATTTCACAGTGCTCAGCTACAGTCGATTCATTTTCAGTTACCAACGATGTTTATGCCAATGAACCGTTGACGGTAGACGTATCTGCGACTGCAGAATCAACGGTTTCCAGTGCTTTCGAGGAAGCAGGGCCTGTAGATCATGTACCTGAGGCATACAAGGATCAGTACTACTCCGCTAATACAAATATCAGTCTAGAAGTAACTGATACGGATGGAAACCCTGTTCACACTGCCGAGCAGCAGAAGAACATCTACATGAATGAGACCGACCAAGTCGAGTTTGGATGGACTCCAAGCAAGTCAGAGAACTACACTGTCCAAGCGTCAACCGAAGTAATTGACCCACAGTGCAGCAGCACCAACATACTTTCCACAGACAAGGAACCCATCACAGTACACGAGGAAAGACCGCAGAACGAGTACTACACCTTAATCAACGACCTAGACATACAGGACAACCATCCAAAAGCAACACAGCAACAGACATTCACTTACAGCAAGATAAGCAACTACGCCGACAACGATTACGACAAAACTGCAGTGAAGACTGATGTAAACTACACTGTAAGAGACAGTGACGGTCAAGAAGTAAACTTCAGCACCGAACAACTACCTGCTAACCAAAACGAACAGGATGCAGAATCATTCTCATTCAGCTGGACTCCAAAGAGCGCAGGAACATACACTGTAGAAGTTGCCGGCGAATCAGTCCAAACAGAAGGCGAAAACCCTCCTACCTCTCCAGATACTGCCAACCTAGAAATAGATGTAGCCGAAGAACCAAAATGGAAAGTAGAATTCAACGTAGTAGACACAAACGGAGACCCAGTAAACAATGCAGAAGTCAAAATAAACGATAGAACAAATCAAACAGACTCCAACGGAAACACAGAGATCACCAAACTGACTAAAGGCAGCTACACATTCAATGTCTCCAAGACTGGATATACAACGAGCAGCGGCTCATTAACCATAGAATCAACCACCTCAGATCCTTTACAAAAATCAGTAGTAATCCAGAACAACAACACTGCTCCAAAAGTACTTGATATCCCTAACAAGAAAATAGTCGAAGGAGACACCAACAACGATATCAACCTAGACAATTACGTATCAGACCAGCAAGACCTGGCATCGGAGATTAGCTGGACATCTAATGGAGCAGAAGACAACCAAAACCTAGATGTCAACATTGATCCGGATACACACGACGTAAACATAACTTCAACCAGTGGATGGACAGGCACAGAATCGATCACCTTCACAGCCACCGATACTGCAGGAGCAACAGACTCAGACTCGATGACAGTCACAGTAACTGAGAAAAATACAGCTCCAACAGTCTCCGAAATACCAGATGTAACACTTGACGAAGACACCACAGAATACGATTATGTGAACTTAGTGAACTTCGTATCCGACGCAGAATCAACATACAACAACCTAGATGTATCAATAGATGTCTCCTCAGACAAATGCGGCGTCAGCATCGATGAAAACGAGATAGACATCGCACCAAACACCAACTTCCACGGAACATGCACAGTAACAGTCCAAGCAACAGACCCTTACGGCGCAACAACCAGCAACAACTTTGAAATCACAGTCAACCCCGTAAACGACCCGCCAACAATCACATCAAACCCACAAACCACTGTAGACGCATACACACAGTACTACTACCAGCTATCCGTAAGCGACCCCGACAACGGAGCAGCATCATTCACATACACGAAAGAACAAGGACCTGCCAACATGACAATCAATCAAAACGGAGAGGTAACCTGGACACCAACAAACAACAACGCCGATAACTCACCACACCAAGTCACACTAAATGTATCAGATGGAACAAACAGCACCACACAAAGCTACAGCTTGACAGTAAACAAAGCACCGAAAAACCAAATCCCTCATCCAGAGATAACAGTCAATAAAACAAAAGGAAAAGCACCACTAACAGTAAATTTCAACGCTTCAAACAGTGCAGACCCTGATGGAAGCATAACACAGTACAACTGGAGCTTCGGAGAAGGAGGCAAAGCAAACGGCATAGAAACCAACTACACATACACACAACCAGGAAACTACACAGCAACCCTGACATTGACAGACGACAACGGATCAACAGCAACTGAATCAGTGCGGATAGAAGTAACAGGAAACAACGCTCCAAGCTTCACATCAACCAGCTTCAAAACAACAGCAACCGTCAACCAACAATACACCTACGATGCCCAAGCCACAGACCCAGACGGAGACACACTAGAATACTCACTCAACACTGCACCGCAAAGCATGAGCATAAACAACAACACCGGTAAGATAACCTGGACCCCAAGCAACACCGGAGAATACAAAGTCGAAATCCAAGTATCAGATGGAACAGACACAGCAATCCAAAGCTACAACATCACAGTATCCTCCAACTCAGACAACGACGGAGGCGGCGACGATGAAGACTCAGGCGGCTCATCCAGCGGAGGAGGCGGTGGAGGTGGTGGAGGCGGCTTCGGAGGCAGCTTCACCACAACAGATGAAGAAGAGGAAGAAAGCATTGAAGAAAGAATCCAGACAGGAGACAACGAAGTAGACCTGGATATAGAACCAGGGATAGATGACAGTTACAACCTGACATTCAATGTCTCGGAAGACACAAACATCACCACAAGTGTAACCGGAAATGTATCCGAAATCGTGTCAGTACCGGCTAACTTCACAGCTAAGAAAGGAGAGAACAACCTGCCTCTCCAGATTAACGGCTCAGTACCTGGAAATTATACAGGCAACCTGACACTTCAGTGGAACAACCAGACACTGAACATACCACTGAACCTAAATATCGAGGATACAGGAGCAAGTGACTACAGCGTCGCAATACTCCACAAATCAACCGCAGATGAGAGGATAAGCTACGATGTCAAGCTCTGGGACGAAGAAAAACCAGACACATCCAACCAGGTCAGCATAACAACCAGCGTGATCGACAGTGAAGGCGATGAGGTCTACCGCAACACAGAGACAGAGAGGATCTACGATGTACTGGTAAGAAACTACAGGACCAGCATCCTGCCAGAAGGAGAATACACAGTCACCGCAACAGTCACAGATGATGGAGAAGAATTCACCGGCAGCAGAACCATCCAACTAGGACCAAGCGAAACAATAACAGGTCAATTCACATCATCGAATAGTTTAGGCAGCCTTTTCCAAGACATCATTGACAGCATCAGCAACCTGTTCTAG
- a CDS encoding twin-arginine translocation signal domain-containing protein, which produces MGEEKTSRREFLKVLGLGTGAAALSLSSLPGMIEQLLQTFNKRKTNLDLSEIDVRRTDPQNPENHKIWFRKDLS; this is translated from the coding sequence ATGGGAGAAGAAAAGACTTCACGCAGAGAATTCCTGAAAGTACTCGGCTTAGGTACAGGCGCCGCAGCACTCTCTCTATCTTCTCTCCCAGGCATGATAGAACAACTACTACAAACCTTCAACAAGAGAAAAACTAATTTAGACCTATCTGAAATTGATGTGAGACGAACTGATCCTCAAAACCCTGAAAATCACAAAATCTGGTTTAGGAAAGATTTAAGTTGA